The DNA segment TGCGACTACGTTAAGAAGTCGTTCTGATAACTATAAAAGTAAGCTCGTAGCTGATTTTAATGCAAAGTTTTCACAAGCGTTAAGTGATGATTCGGTAAAGCCGGTGATTGAACAAGAGTTTGACTGGAGCGAAGCGGATCAAGCTCACCAGTTAATGAGCCAAAATAAAAATATTGGTAAGTACATTCTAACGATTAATCACTAGTTAATTTTCTGATATTCGAATGCCAAGACAAGATAAACACTTGTCTTGGCATCAAGTTAAGGCCACTAATTAATCTGCTACCTTTGTAAACCTTAATAGCGTTTTTCCATCTCTTTCAATGGTTTCATTAAACATGGTGAGGGGTCTTATCCATACGTTTCTATCACCATATAAGGGGTGATAAACAACAAACTCCTCTTCAGTTTCACTATGTTTGGCAATATGTAAAACCTGATAAAAATTGCCCTTAAAATGTTGGTATTTACCTGTTGGTATGCTCATACAATACTAGTCT comes from the Thalassotalea nanhaiensis genome and includes:
- a CDS encoding DUF1653 domain-containing protein, whose protein sequence is MSIPTGKYQHFKGNFYQVLHIAKHSETEEEFVVYHPLYGDRNVWIRPLTMFNETIERDGKTLLRFTKVAD